A segment of the Streptomyces sp. NBC_01235 genome:
CGGAGCGCAGCAGGGCGGCCAGCGCGGCCAGCACGATGCCGATGAGCATCAGGCCGTCGACGGTGCCGGGGCCGCCGGGACTGGCGCCTAGCAGCTCGAGCGCGGTGGCGGTCGACGGGCCGTAGTCGAGGCCCGCCTGGGTGAAGAAGCCGAACGGCAGCAGGGACAGCGACCAGGGCGCGAGGATCAGCAGGGGTGTGCCCAGCTGGGCCAGGAAGCGCAGGCCGTAGGCGGTGATCTCGCGGCGGCGCACGGCCAGGACCGCGAGGCCGAGGACGAGGGCGATGGGCCAGACGATCGGTGTGAACGCGGTGGTGATCGTCAGCAGCAGCGCGTACGCCCAGGTCGCTCGCCAGCTGCCGCGGGCGCCGGAGGCATGCGTCAGGCCGCTCGCGGCGACGCCCGCGCGGGCGATGAGCGGCAGCAGGACGGCCAGGACGGCGGTGCCGACACGGCCGCCCGCGAGGGCGCCGGTGGCGGCGGGCAGGAAGGCGTAGACGACGGCCGCCCACGCGCGCAGGAGGCGCGATTCGACGAGCGGACGGGAGGCGAAGTAGGCGGTGAAGCCGGCCAGTGGCACCGAGCAGACGAGCAGCACGGTGAGGGCGAGGCCGGTCGAGCCGAGCAGCAGGGTGGCCAGCGCCGCGATCATCGCGAGGTAGGGCGGGGCGGCCGGGGTGCCGCCCGCGCCGACCGGATGCCAGGCGTCGAGGTAGCGCGACCACAGCTCGGAGGCGTCGGCCGGGGCGGGCAGCAGGGCGCCGCCCGCGAGCGCGCCGCCGCCGAGGAGGTTGCGGCAGGCGACAAGGGAGACCAGCAGAAGGACCAGGAAGAGCACCGGCCCGGGTTTGCGGGCGACGCGCTTGAGGCGGGCGAACTGCTCGATCTCCAGGAAGTCGGCGTCGTCGCCGCCGGGTCCGGACTCGACGGCGCCGCCGTGCCGGCCCGCGCCGGAGGTGGCCTCGGGGTCGGAGGAGCCGAAGAGGTCTCCGGCGACCTGTTCGACGGTGGCCCGCACGGTCGCGCCCGGCGGCGGGAACAGAGGACGCAGTTCGTCCTTGTCGACCGTCGGCTTCCCGCGGCTGCGCCGCCCGGCGATGATCCGCTCGGGTCGCAGCAGGGTGCCCAGCAGGCCGCGGATCTCGTCGACGGCCTGCCCGGGGACCTTGCCGACGAGGTAGGCGACCGTGCGAAGCAGCGTGCCTAGGACCAGGCGCACCAGGATCCAGGGCAGCAGGGCCGTGCGGCTGTTGACGAGGAGGGTGTAGACGGCGCCGGCCTTGTCGACCTTGTGCGGGGAGGCGCTGGTGCGGCCCACGCAGTCGACGGTGCGGCGCTCCCGGGAGGCGGCCTCGGCGTGCCGTACGACGGCCTCGGGGGCGATGAGGACGCGGTGCCCGGCGGCCTGCGCGCGCCAGCACAGGTCGACGTCGTCGCGCATCAGGGGCAGACGGCGGTCGAAGCCGCCGAGCTGTTCGAAGACGTCGCGGCGGATCAGCATGCCGGCGGTGGACACGGACAGCACGGACCGGACGTGGTCGTGCTGGCCCTGGTCCTGTTCTCGGCGGTCCAGGCCGGTCCAGCGGCGGCCGGAGTGGGCGATGGTGACGCCGACCTCGAGGAGCTGGCGGCGGTCGTACCAGCCGCGGAGCTTGGGGCCGACGACCGCCACGTCGTCACGGCCGAGTTCGAGTTCGTTCTCCACCACGCGCAGCAGTTCCGCCAGCGCGTGCGGTTCGGGGGCGCAGTCGTCGTGCAGCAGCCACAGCCACTGGACGGGCTCTCCGTGCGGGAGCTCCGGCAGGTCGTAGGCGTCGTCGCGCCACGTGCGCGTGACGGGGTCCCAGCCGCTGGGGCGCTTCAGGTACGGCAGTTCCTCGGGGGTGAGGACCGGGGCCGTGCGGTTGGCCTCCTCGACGGCCTGGCCGAAACCTGTGCGCCGGGCGAGGTGCAGGACGCGGTCGTCACCGAGGGCGTCGGCGACCAGCTGCGCGGAGGCGTCCGAGCTGCCGGTGTCGGCGGCCATGACGGACTGGACGGGGCGCTCCTGACCGAGCAGCCCGGCGAGCGCGTCGGGCAGCCAGCGGGCACCGTCGTGGGAGACGATCACCGCGGTCACTACATGACGCGGGAACTCAGGTGTGGCAGCGCTGTCTTGATGGGCTGCCGTGTGGCTGTGCACGGACATCGAGGTACGGGCCCCGGTTCGCTGGACTGCGGTGGACGCCTGCGCCGCGTGGGAGCGGCGGGGTGTCTCGGACGAGCGCCCACACTATCGGCTGGGCAGGACGACGGCCCGCCGCCTGTGGACAACCCACCTGCAACGGGCCGTGGGGCCTGTGCGGATGCACCTTTGTGCAGGTACCTCTGTCGTGCGTGCACCTCATGATGCGCGTGTACCTCTGTGGAGCGGGCGGTTCTCAGACCGCCGCCTTCTTCAGCCGACGGCGCTCCCGCTCGGACAGACCGCCCCAGATGCCGAATCTCTCGTCGTTGGAGAGGGCGTACTCGAGGCATTCGGAGCGGACCTCGCAGGCGAGGCAGACCTTCTTGGCCTCGCG
Coding sequences within it:
- a CDS encoding WhiB family transcriptional regulator produces the protein MTELVQQLLVDVDDADEELGWQERALCAQTDPESFFPEKGGSTREAKKVCLACEVRSECLEYALSNDERFGIWGGLSERERRRLKKAAV
- a CDS encoding glycosyltransferase family 2 protein, which encodes MSVHSHTAAHQDSAATPEFPRHVVTAVIVSHDGARWLPDALAGLLGQERPVQSVMAADTGSSDASAQLVADALGDDRVLHLARRTGFGQAVEEANRTAPVLTPEELPYLKRPSGWDPVTRTWRDDAYDLPELPHGEPVQWLWLLHDDCAPEPHALAELLRVVENELELGRDDVAVVGPKLRGWYDRRQLLEVGVTIAHSGRRWTGLDRREQDQGQHDHVRSVLSVSTAGMLIRRDVFEQLGGFDRRLPLMRDDVDLCWRAQAAGHRVLIAPEAVVRHAEAASRERRTVDCVGRTSASPHKVDKAGAVYTLLVNSRTALLPWILVRLVLGTLLRTVAYLVGKVPGQAVDEIRGLLGTLLRPERIIAGRRSRGKPTVDKDELRPLFPPPGATVRATVEQVAGDLFGSSDPEATSGAGRHGGAVESGPGGDDADFLEIEQFARLKRVARKPGPVLFLVLLLVSLVACRNLLGGGALAGGALLPAPADASELWSRYLDAWHPVGAGGTPAAPPYLAMIAALATLLLGSTGLALTVLLVCSVPLAGFTAYFASRPLVESRLLRAWAAVVYAFLPAATGALAGGRVGTAVLAVLLPLIARAGVAASGLTHASGARGSWRATWAYALLLTITTAFTPIVWPIALVLGLAVLAVRRREITAYGLRFLAQLGTPLLILAPWSLSLLPFGFFTQAGLDYGPSTATALELLGASPGGPGTVDGLMLIGIVLAALAALLRSERHFGVWAAWAVALVGLVFAVLSNSSTWAGPATLVYGIALLAAAVIGADGARTRVAEQSFGWRQPVAVLIAFASAAGPLLVAAGWMIGGADGPLERRDPVQVPAFVAEEAGNRDQARTLVLDSDSTAHVGYMLVRGSGARLGDAELAAADGENKQLDKIVANLVAGSGADQADQLGKFAVGYLLVHKGAPREVTRVLDATPGLKRLSQQDGSALWRVDQEVSRAAVVADSGKGAVTPVAAGPVDIHTTVPDGSGNRVLRLADAAADGWTATLDGKPLTPTTVDGWAQGFELPASGGKLDVTYDDPFTHTAWLWAQGFLALVLVVLALPGRRRDVDDDLPEEEPIPAQATEGEGRRARRLRAQAEAETETEEPGQGGEFPAPVQEEQVPVAVPQQQGYGEWDQASYQGAEYGGYTGEQYQNTQQYPAGGYDQQSYDPYQAGHYDPYSYDGQAQQAPYDPNYQQQGYDPTAYGQGGYDPAYDPAEHPHGTGSERPDGSQQ